The Pectobacterium sp. A5351 genome contains the following window.
GGACTTAGCGTAAGACCATGGGTTATTTTTCTTCACCAAAACTACTGTTCACTGGTATTCACCATGGCCTGAAGGACTATCGAATATCACATGGTTATAACGAACCGACAGACACCGGATCAATATGAAAGCGATAGAAACCCGATGCCACCAGTTGTAAACACTTCCGCGAGAGAGGGTATTGTTATAGTTTTATGGGGTTTCCAATCAGCCACCGCCGAACCAGATATCACCAACGAAACCACAGCCATGATAATTCCACAGCGTTGCTGACCCGTTCAGCCAGGCGAATAAATTAAAATACCGGAAATGGGCTCAGATCCGTTTCCGGTATGCAGTACACAAGCATCCTGCCCAAAATGAAATGACTGATTGGAATGTATTTCCTATTTACACGCCTGGACATCACCGATAGCGCAATTTTACATCCCGAAAGCACATAATAACATATTGTTATAATTTCAAGTGTAAATTAATGTCGATTTTCAAATAGGGGGCTGAAGATAACGCAGTACCCGCTCACGTTCTATCACTAGCGATGACATGAATACCGGAATGTTGAGATTTATTTTATACAACTAAAAAGAGGTGTGACTGCTATGTTCAGAAAATTATCTATCCTAAAGTTCGTTGTCATTTTTGCTATTTCTCCCTTTGCATTTGCCAAATCGGACATACTGCGTATTGGTGTCGATTTGACGTTTTCCCCCTTTCAGAGTATGGATAAAAACGGTAATCCATCGGGCTTTGACATAGAAATCACTGATGCCATCTGCAAATCAATCAACGCAAAATGCGATTATATCGTCAATACGTTCGATTCTCAGATTTCCGCCCTTCTTGCGAAAAAAATAGATGTGATCGCTCCACTTGGAGTCACGCGTACGAGAAGGGAATCGATAGATTTCAGTAACTACGTCTTTCACGTCCCCACTAAACTTGTCGCAAGGAAAGAGTCAAACCTTCTTCCCAATGTGGATCTGCTACGTGGGAAAAAGATCGCAGTACAGAAAGGCACCATTCAGGAAGCCTATGCCAATAAATATTGGCTTCCCGCCGGAGTGATGGTTAAAAGCTATCGTGATCAGGAAGCTATTTATGAGAGTTTACATTCAGGCAAAGTTGAAGGTGCGTTGTCCCCCTCGGTTGCCATAGAGTTTGGATTTTTACAAACGCCACAGGGCAAAGATTTTGAGTTAAAAGGCCCAGAGGTCACTGATGCGGATTTATTTAGTCTCGGTTCCGCATACGGTATACGCAAAGACGATACGAAAACAAAGCAACTCATTAATCAAGGACTGAAAGATATCGTCCAAAAAGGCCTGTATGCAAAAATAAAGAAACGCTATTTTGGTGATATCGATTTAAGTGTGAAGGAATAATATCAGCTTCAATTCACTCATTCTTTTCATGCTCAGCCTCTCTCCCGGTCAACAACAAGACCGGGATATTTCGCCGAGGCAGGCCGCACTCCGCCATGCTCCATGTCCTTCAACCGCGTCAGCAACAGAATGTTGATAAAGCATCGGCCCTGTTTCTGTTACCATCGCGCGTTGGAAAACTAGCGATATATATGTGAATATATTCTGCTTAACATCACCGCTTTCACAGTGAACTACACGCAGGAGAAATCATGAGCCTTCACCTCTGGCTGGCTTATACAGGCATCATCATCGCCCTGATTGCCATTCCGGGCCCATCCGCCTTAATCAGCATGTCGCACGGTTTACGCTACGGCGCTTCACGCGCAACAGCGACCGTGCTCGGCGGCGTCAGCGCGGCAATGATTTTGATGTCCTGTTCAGCATTGGGGCTAGGAGCCATCCTCGCGGCGTCAACCACTGCCTTCATGGTATTAAAAATTATTGGTGCGGTTTATCTCATCTGGCTGGGCATCGCATCATGGCGTTCCAAGGATATGAGTACCGCAGAACAGGACGTGCAGGAAGCCTCGGCTCCAGGCTGGTTTCCGTTATTCCGCAAAGGCTTTCTGGTTGGGATCAGTAATCCGAAAGATCTACTGTTTTTCGCTGCGCTCTTCCCCAATTTTATCGATACCAACGCCCCGCATGCCTTGCAGCTCATCATTCTGGCGGTAACCTGGGCGGTCTTCGATTTCAGCATCATGTTTATCTATGCCTGCACCGGCCGCCGTTTATCGGGTCTTTTCTCCAACCCACGCCGTATTAAGCTGTTTAACCGCTCGACGGGCGGGATCTTTATTCTGGCAGGCACCACGCTGGCGGCGTCAACACGTTAATTGACGGGCTCCTGCTGCTTTCAGGCTGGCAGGAGCTACACCGTTACGATGCCGTGACAAAATCAGCAATGCCCTTCTCGTCCATCCGATAGCGAACCCATTCATCCTGCGGCTTCGCGCCAATGCTTTTATAGAAATCGATCGCGGGTTGGTTCCAGTCCAGCACGCTCCATTCTAGCCGCCCGCACTGCCTTTCCTGCGCCAGACAAGCCACCTGTTTCAGCAGAGCCTTGCCCGCTCCCGCATTACGATATGCCTGCGCGATGTAGAGATCTTCCAGATAAATGCCGTATTTCCCCAGCCAGGTTGAATAGCTCATGAAGAAAATCGCATAGCCGACAGGCTTACCGTCAATCTCGCAAATCAGCGTTTCCGCCGTCGCCTCTTCACCAAATAGTGAGCGCTCAATATCCTCAAGCGAGGCCAATACTTCGTGGCGCGCTTTCTCGTACACGGCAAGCTCAATAATTAAATCCAAAATCACATTCGCGTCAGATTTCTGTGCAGGACGGATGACAATATTCATAAAGCTTCTTTTCTCCGGAACGACTTTCCAGTACCAACAATAATCGAGGCTTGCCATGCTACCGGATTAAAAATACTGTATGAACTGCATTTTCTACAGCGACTGATGAACATCATGCATCTGGATTTACGGCGTATCGATTTAAATTTGCTGGTGGTATTTAACAGCGTGTACCAGCATCGATCCGTCGCCACAGCGGCAAAAGATCTGGCGATGAGCGCATCGGCAGTCAGCCATGCGCTCGCGCGGCTGCGCAATACGTTTTCCGATGAGCTGTTTTTTCGTGTGGGCAACACCATGCACCCGACCGTCCTGGCGGACGATATCGCGGAGCCGATCGCGGAAAGTCTGGCACTGCTAACGCGAGGTCTGATGCCACGTCCACGTTTTAACCCCGCCCACAGTACGGAAAGTTTCACCTTCTCCATCACCGATTACACCGCGTTTTCAGTCTTTCCTACGCTGATGGCGCAAATGGAGAAGCTGGCAC
Protein-coding sequences here:
- a CDS encoding transporter substrate-binding domain-containing protein; translation: MFRKLSILKFVVIFAISPFAFAKSDILRIGVDLTFSPFQSMDKNGNPSGFDIEITDAICKSINAKCDYIVNTFDSQISALLAKKIDVIAPLGVTRTRRESIDFSNYVFHVPTKLVARKESNLLPNVDLLRGKKIAVQKGTIQEAYANKYWLPAGVMVKSYRDQEAIYESLHSGKVEGALSPSVAIEFGFLQTPQGKDFELKGPEVTDADLFSLGSAYGIRKDDTKTKQLINQGLKDIVQKGLYAKIKKRYFGDIDLSVKE
- a CDS encoding LysE family translocator codes for the protein MSLHLWLAYTGIIIALIAIPGPSALISMSHGLRYGASRATATVLGGVSAAMILMSCSALGLGAILAASTTAFMVLKIIGAVYLIWLGIASWRSKDMSTAEQDVQEASAPGWFPLFRKGFLVGISNPKDLLFFAALFPNFIDTNAPHALQLIILAVTWAVFDFSIMFIYACTGRRLSGLFSNPRRIKLFNRSTGGIFILAGTTLAASTR
- a CDS encoding GNAT family N-acetyltransferase; the protein is MNIVIRPAQKSDANVILDLIIELAVYEKARHEVLASLEDIERSLFGEEATAETLICEIDGKPVGYAIFFMSYSTWLGKYGIYLEDLYIAQAYRNAGAGKALLKQVACLAQERQCGRLEWSVLDWNQPAIDFYKSIGAKPQDEWVRYRMDEKGIADFVTAS